A DNA window from Bdellovibrio sp. BCCA contains the following coding sequences:
- a CDS encoding NifU family protein, which produces MSTNVTFEPTPNPATMKFILPRQVTENGFDCPTAQEAERSPLASKIFGFPWTSSVYVGPNFITVTKQDWVDWELLAQPLSGLIQEHLDRNEPVVVEFVETPMDDENDSPMVRNIKSVLNREIRPVVALDGGDIVFYKYENNILYIHMKGACSGCPSSSITLKEGIETRMKELFPEIQEVVAV; this is translated from the coding sequence ATGAGCACAAACGTTACATTTGAACCCACTCCCAATCCAGCGACGATGAAATTCATCTTACCTCGTCAGGTGACTGAGAACGGGTTTGACTGCCCGACGGCTCAGGAGGCCGAGCGCTCTCCTTTGGCTTCAAAAATCTTTGGTTTTCCTTGGACAAGCTCTGTTTACGTAGGTCCAAACTTCATTACAGTCACGAAGCAAGACTGGGTGGACTGGGAGCTTTTAGCGCAACCTTTGAGCGGTCTTATTCAAGAGCACTTGGATCGCAATGAACCCGTGGTTGTTGAGTTTGTGGAAACGCCAATGGATGACGAAAATGATTCTCCGATGGTTCGCAATATTAAATCTGTTTTGAATCGCGAAATCCGCCCGGTGGTGGCACTTGATGGCGGCGACATCGTGTTTTACAAATACGAAAACAACATCCTTTATATTCACATGAAGGGCGCTTGCTCCGGCTGTCCAAGTTCTTCGATCACTCTTAAAGAGGGTATTGAAACGCGCATGAAAGAACTTTTCCCGGAGATTCAAGAAGTTGTCGCGGTCTAA
- a CDS encoding MATE family efflux transporter, translating into MSRSKFFHESKFLAKLAGPIVISQVGQNLITLADTIMVGSLGPLALGASAFAGSVFIVFLIFGLGMLAPLTALFARMQGQENYPYGGVLLRHSIAIALVVSGFVIGLLYILLPNLHLFGQTPEVLKLGSDFFEIIAWSVLPSLIYQTYKQFTDGIGKTKVSMYVMIFGVIFNIAGNYVLIHGYYGFPKLGLNGSAWATLMARTLMALAMIFYVHLHPHFKRYLAERWTHRFDRHLLKNIIRLGIPNGLTYLFEVGAFSSAAVMMGWFGATPLAAHQITISLASTSFLITLGVGIAASIRVGYELGRGDYSLARFAGFTAIKLGAAYMSLCALGFFFFRHWFPTFYVSDQDVIAWAAKFFVVVAIFEIFDGIQAVAIGALRGMSDTQWPSIIAFFAYWIMGLPLGYVLAFHLGVGPVGIWIGLLIGLIFASILLTWRFHILSRRYLKN; encoded by the coding sequence TTGTCGCGGTCTAAGTTTTTTCATGAAAGTAAATTCCTCGCCAAATTAGCGGGTCCTATCGTCATTAGCCAAGTCGGACAAAATCTGATCACTTTGGCTGACACGATCATGGTTGGCTCTTTAGGGCCTCTCGCTTTGGGAGCTTCGGCTTTTGCCGGAAGTGTCTTTATTGTCTTTTTGATTTTTGGTTTAGGAATGCTCGCCCCCCTCACTGCTCTTTTTGCGCGTATGCAGGGACAGGAAAATTATCCTTACGGAGGCGTTCTTCTAAGGCACAGTATCGCGATCGCGTTGGTCGTCAGTGGCTTCGTCATCGGGCTTCTTTATATTCTTCTTCCGAATCTGCATTTGTTTGGACAAACACCTGAGGTTTTAAAACTCGGCAGTGATTTCTTTGAAATCATCGCCTGGTCCGTTTTGCCAAGCTTGATTTATCAAACATACAAACAGTTCACCGACGGTATTGGAAAAACCAAAGTCTCTATGTACGTGATGATCTTTGGCGTGATTTTCAATATTGCTGGCAACTATGTTTTGATTCACGGTTACTACGGATTTCCAAAATTGGGTTTAAATGGTTCGGCGTGGGCCACGTTAATGGCGCGCACATTGATGGCGTTGGCGATGATTTTCTACGTGCACTTGCATCCGCACTTTAAACGTTATCTGGCAGAGCGCTGGACTCATCGTTTTGATCGTCACCTTCTTAAAAACATCATTCGCTTGGGAATTCCCAACGGCTTAACTTATTTGTTTGAAGTCGGCGCGTTTTCTTCGGCAGCTGTGATGATGGGCTGGTTTGGCGCCACACCATTGGCGGCTCATCAAATCACTATCAGTCTTGCAAGTACGAGCTTTCTTATCACTCTTGGTGTCGGCATCGCCGCAAGCATTCGCGTAGGTTACGAGCTAGGCCGCGGAGATTATTCTTTAGCGCGCTTTGCAGGATTTACGGCTATTAAATTAGGTGCCGCCTATATGAGTCTTTGTGCTTTAGGGTTTTTCTTCTTTCGTCATTGGTTCCCGACATTCTACGTGTCCGATCAAGACGTGATCGCATGGGCCGCGAAATTTTTTGTTGTTGTCGCAATCTTTGAAATCTTTGACGGCATTCAAGCCGTCGCCATCGGTGCTCTTCGTGGTATGAGCGATACGCAGTGGCCGAGCATTATTGCCTTCTTTGCTTATTGGATCATGGGACTTCCTTTAGGCTACGTTCTAGCTTTCCACTTGGGAGTCGGTCCTGTCGGAATTTGGATTGGTCTTTTAATTGGTCTTATCTTCGCGTCGATTTTACTGACGTGGAGATTTCATATTTTGAGTCGTCGTTATCTTAAAAACTAA